One segment of Streptomyces bathyalis DNA contains the following:
- a CDS encoding glycosyltransferase family 4 protein: MKISFLLDNAYGIGGTIRSTVNLSRALADRHSVEVVSLRRTVRETALSFDPRVTMTHLLELRRTERGYEGDDPRFREPSHRFTEGADHLERGVATHLGDVRVEEFLRNTDADVVIATRPKINDYLAAYGSDRYLRIGQEHLTHAMHSEHVRSHQDAAIPLLDAFVTVSYADAANYRAAITGSGTETAEGDALITCIPNAVPAVDVEPSDGESKLIVAAGRLIKVKRYDRLLKAFALVAEKHPDWRLRLYGRGRQQAALRARIDSLGLYDRAFLMGPHAPIEAEWAKGAIAAVSSDAESFGMTLVEAMHCGVPVVSTDCPYGPGEIIDNGQDGLLAPLGPTEKDSVRAFADALLQLIENPELRYRMSQAALEKAARYSPERIAGEYEQLIEKLLEQRRSRGAQPERIRAGTEHAHRSGAAAGAAAGAAAATAAETEAPAPTPASTGSGPAIAPVAEETPVQGPPPGTAPAPVTASAPAASAPSSPLSPAPAAKKSPSPVHPTAPPSRPFRRFALRVAGPVLRPAVRAWRRRRDANRPAAKLRRPIARTRVATDGSLVIRLLAKRLPKTPSVLLVRSRRDSGTPHRIPIPPRAEAVDGWVEVRLERIAHPLTEDRWDTYVERLVDGKRKRIQSELVETARLLSMPAPVDSDGVLTPRVPYTTLDGYLAVRAWHRRGHAEVTSVELGEDACTVRAELYGLAAQAADEDGSCIVAVSRAKTEPDFELPFQLTPGLVPSASFELPYELPAALDSGELKGVWDLWLRAGTEDGAPRVRFGRLLGDLSDRKKTDLVPRVRLGETETGIWFYFSLVNDLVVALQPLPLEKPLEPAPKRAAAPGSKGQSESSPNASPSPSASS; this comes from the coding sequence ATGAAAATCTCTTTTCTGCTGGACAACGCCTACGGAATCGGGGGAACGATCCGCTCGACGGTGAACCTTTCCCGAGCACTTGCCGATCGTCACTCGGTCGAAGTCGTCAGCCTCCGCCGTACGGTCCGTGAGACCGCTCTCTCCTTCGACCCCCGGGTCACCATGACCCACCTGCTGGAACTGCGCCGCACCGAACGCGGCTACGAGGGCGACGACCCCCGCTTCCGCGAGCCCAGCCACCGCTTCACCGAGGGCGCCGACCATCTGGAGCGCGGGGTCGCCACGCACCTGGGCGACGTACGCGTCGAGGAGTTCCTGCGCAACACCGACGCCGACGTCGTCATCGCCACCCGCCCCAAGATCAACGACTATCTCGCGGCCTACGGAAGCGACCGCTACCTGCGCATCGGCCAGGAACATCTCACCCACGCCATGCACAGCGAACACGTCCGCTCGCACCAGGACGCCGCGATCCCGCTCCTCGACGCCTTCGTCACCGTCTCCTACGCCGACGCCGCGAACTACCGCGCCGCCATCACCGGCAGCGGCACCGAGACCGCCGAGGGCGACGCCCTCATCACCTGCATCCCCAACGCCGTACCGGCCGTGGACGTCGAGCCGTCCGACGGCGAGAGCAAGCTGATCGTCGCCGCCGGGCGGCTGATCAAGGTGAAGCGCTACGACCGCCTTCTCAAGGCGTTCGCCCTCGTCGCCGAGAAGCACCCGGACTGGCGGCTGCGGCTGTACGGACGGGGCCGGCAACAGGCCGCGCTGCGCGCGAGGATCGACAGCCTCGGCCTCTACGACCGTGCCTTCCTCATGGGACCGCACGCCCCCATCGAGGCCGAGTGGGCCAAGGGCGCCATCGCGGCCGTGTCCTCGGACGCCGAGTCCTTCGGGATGACTCTCGTCGAGGCGATGCACTGCGGGGTCCCGGTCGTCAGCACGGACTGCCCCTACGGCCCCGGAGAGATCATCGACAACGGGCAGGACGGGCTGCTCGCACCGCTCGGCCCGACGGAGAAGGACAGCGTCCGCGCGTTCGCCGACGCGTTGTTGCAGCTGATCGAGAACCCCGAGCTGCGGTACCGGATGAGCCAGGCAGCGCTGGAGAAGGCCGCCCGCTACTCACCGGAGCGCATCGCCGGCGAGTACGAGCAGCTGATCGAGAAACTGCTGGAACAGCGCAGGAGCAGGGGCGCACAGCCGGAGCGGATCCGGGCGGGGACGGAGCACGCACACCGGTCCGGAGCCGCTGCCGGAGCCGCAGCGGGTGCCGCAGCAGCAACCGCTGCGGAGACGGAGGCCCCGGCACCCACACCGGCGTCCACCGGGTCCGGGCCCGCGATCGCACCCGTCGCGGAGGAGACTCCCGTACAAGGTCCGCCGCCGGGTACGGCACCCGCGCCCGTGACAGCGTCCGCTCCCGCGGCCTCCGCCCCGTCCTCCCCTCTCTCGCCGGCACCCGCGGCGAAGAAGAGCCCGAGCCCGGTCCATCCGACCGCGCCACCGTCCCGTCCCTTCCGCCGATTCGCCCTGCGGGTCGCCGGACCCGTGCTGCGTCCTGCCGTACGGGCCTGGCGGCGCCGCCGCGACGCGAACCGTCCGGCCGCCAAGCTGCGCCGGCCCATCGCCCGCACACGCGTCGCCACCGACGGTTCGCTCGTGATCCGCCTGCTCGCCAAGCGGCTGCCGAAGACACCGTCCGTCCTGCTCGTACGCTCGCGGCGCGACAGCGGAACACCGCACCGCATCCCGATCCCGCCGCGCGCCGAAGCCGTCGACGGCTGGGTCGAGGTACGGCTCGAACGCATCGCGCACCCGCTGACGGAGGACCGCTGGGACACCTACGTCGAGCGGCTCGTGGACGGCAAGCGCAAGCGGATCCAGTCCGAACTCGTCGAGACGGCCCGGCTTCTGTCGATGCCCGCACCCGTCGACAGCGACGGCGTGCTCACGCCCCGCGTGCCCTACACCACGCTCGACGGCTATCTCGCCGTACGGGCCTGGCACCGGCGCGGCCACGCCGAGGTCACCTCCGTGGAGCTCGGCGAGGACGCCTGCACCGTGCGCGCCGAGTTGTACGGGCTCGCCGCGCAGGCGGCGGACGAGGACGGCAGCTGCATCGTGGCCGTCTCCCGCGCGAAGACGGAGCCGGACTTCGAGCTTCCCTTCCAGCTCACCCCCGGGCTCGTGCCCTCGGCCTCGTTCGAGCTTCCGTACGAGCTGCCGGCGGCTCTCGACTCCGGGGAGCTGAAGGGCGTGTGGGACCTGTGGCTGCGGGCCGGTACGGAGGACGGCGCGCCGCGCGTGCGCTTCGGGCGGCTGCTCGGCGACCTCTCCGACCGCAAGAAGACCGACCTGGTGCCCCGCGTCCGGCTCGGCGAGACGGAGACAGGGATCTGGTTCTACTTCTCCCTGGTCAACGACCTGGTGGTGGCGCTGCAGCCGCTGCCGCTGGAGAAGCCGCTGGAGCCCGCGCCGAAGCGCGCCGCGGCGCCGGGGAGCAAGGGTCAGAGCGAGTCGTCACCGAACGCTTCGCCCAGCCCTTCGGCCAGCAGCTGA